One segment of Chelonia mydas isolate rCheMyd1 chromosome 13, rCheMyd1.pri.v2, whole genome shotgun sequence DNA contains the following:
- the HELZ2 gene encoding helicase with zinc finger domain 2 isoform X2 has translation MPAVSGLGPLALDGLQKRLELCLVCSKCSVRENESTYGRREVEHRCMQEILLARCRSKRSQLWKKVGRRPGFPNPARYAVCRYYSPGLGCNKHRNQCTFASSKEEAMVWNFEREHELERRVLKAMVLQAQIAGSSNGLPSQEAPSTAGEIQSEFGGQFQEICKLCFYQSPQKISSGGLARLCEEHGAWKALLVHVVTDGRRKKQYTAIRPWPEFMSQLSYCMFVSRGNPCKHGAQRCNYAHSEVEMAVWEAEQKHGLARSDLLPALAMFSENGDKPAQPQVQFYCRACLVTFSSQESFENHCSLVEHMQMVLADPMIQWAHRTPPYGLTKFTLCNRGDICEYGKRCTKAHSVEELQEWIQRAKAAERNRKSAKRDGLLSYQDRLVAEYKECRNEVFILSEQVDGVMVTCEQPMRVHSEDRKMRYRWKFKVHSQMPLRHVALLKRDPGATFFLAGDGFPRGLTYIRGERLKALPSPPLSCLVEVCMECCTFGVYEQWVVFDFGSRPVLVRKIQAKIGRREFPRHGTEGSRFVNFQRWHSGNRVIVPSVEMTSDEVDLLAKYKAPELSLEFRPGSTTNTPITHLNYRERMHDFLFREEEAEQTLVDKLNLQVTVSLTPVLQTLSVGMKCALPGELFAEVPTPCALTPDTNEGYLLSRSVSTAFLAPDPPTDNRVYEVKVDSKAITERSIWLLVPKRCCSELGFQQGTSRKVEIQFQIDRLQFRLWHYAVDQLLDERLILPDVAACSIPHSPTLLLTGNKKQMQAISFITGQATSSRQVPPLLIYGPFGTGKTFTLAMATREIIKQPNTRVLICTHTNSAADIYIREYFHEYVTNGHPGAVPLRIKYTDRSISMTDPVTQLYCCLSPNQRTFRQPTQAEIDRHRVIITTSMLSKNLRVPPGYFTHILIDEAAQMLECEALIPLSYATYETRVVLAGDHMQVTPKLFCLGGEQSADHTLLNRLFRYYQKEKHEVALKSRIIFNENYRSTAGIIEFVSKHFYVSKGNTIRASGNIPPHPELHPLMFCHVPGSTERDMAMTSWYNVSEIMQVIEKVQEMHQKWPDEWGARDLKRICVVSHGMQVNAIRQELRKKYLGEVAVENFENLPGREFRVIIISTVHTKESLLSSASPNMEFFNEARVLNTIMTRAQSQVIVVGDAVALCSYGQCSKVWKRFLQECIEKGSVTPETLTLEQIKQAVSDKQSWIQGSTEQQQLCEEEDDSDTDSWTSELDNANPDDPILQELLDESKNVQVTVSEEGLLNVNSEASAQQNGRLEYVNFSSHTMQEYLRMHPKMYKRCELVKEGFDKATAFAFDESPPLNIQIKGRVRCGMAFTGDQVLVELLQTSAPEGGALRPQGRVVGVLTRAERERTFVCTMDEFDPRVMIPIDRTITKIFVPGLKEKPNVVPIRKLVKGKYQVVSCEKISQEMKRSQLFCVQIISWREGFYYPLGIVTDILPMALTLEEGLKILDLEYGLAKKYPSEVTKELAKITSSKSNPPKENLRDCRGYLTFTVDPPGSKDLDDAISVRDEGSCYEIGIHIADVAGFVPKDSALDMEAKKRGTTYYAPGKEPLCMFPPRISQDLCSLLPQKNRHVISLFVTVEKKTDRMMKRNFAVSTIRSDRQLSYEEAESIIKNHYSGEAKALRFDTLEDCIAVAYHFSRVHRQFRLQEDCYYDRLDEESTPGNRGSHQMIEEFMIMFNSFVAEFLTNKDHTKNVTPLRCQMEPNPQQVAQMKNKYSHIIPLSIHLSHHLGALPAGPAPAGRGEFSLLTPLWKHLQSAVDARDVHKMLDLIATDDIHPKLAPIVLEFRRLLSRSYFSRSNSTAQSKAGHYSLHVDSYTWASSPIRRYLDIVVQRHLHSVLCKKPVLYSSEDIEFLCHDFNRKNLRAVTYEKRAHSLQMATRLRCQVLQKIAFVVSIEGVDRFFKALFPLNKESLPDPQLINYRALQLVEQPSFNQERNSMRLTWRRRMYSVASSKEHTPRSSPLRDRHITLFSAQVWQDVLAAIRKEEFESVIALLWHGRAMGQRQVGRMERSDCSHYVGLFLELSAGDAVQLQLTTVVQRGFLVPSVQLWSVTPGFDVCLEHTEKPINCFSNYATQASKDKYKNPLDYSRVWKPLNAMESASCAVAENDSIVLQDVKITWDKQRNSEGQLQGTFSLTKSFLEECAIDVDFNHCYMCIRLEGLTLSGCRNDEACLSHGLQKLSLSNESTAGGSFVVDPATYTWVAHGLTEECSDNEKLDRNGLKTLNFYIHFMSMETVPAEISRDSARFTVEIIPKMLPDIRKENAIWKLKRASMLAKSIALGQEPPQTAEKKSKLLAQKTFDIPGSLRKLNQSQNKAILDALRKPFTLIQGPPGTGKTVVGVHIVYWFNKLNEERLEKEPSLDDAEKAGKCILYCGPSNKSVDVVAEMLLKMKGNLKPLRVYGEAMESMEFPYPGSSRHFSRKALRDAKPKPELSEIILHHRIRQPPNPLWRKIRDFDTKVKREEPISEEEVKKYKSLLLEARVQELQCHNVILCTCSAASAACLVDNLNVKQILIDECAMSTEPETLIPLVSYVKAEKVVLLGDHKQLRPVVHNDFCKSLGMETSLFERYRDQAQMLDTQYRMGQHFGGY, from the exons ATGCCTGCGGTTAGCGGCCTCGGCCCCCTGGCGCTGGACGGCCTGCAGAAGCGGCTAGAGCTGTGCCTGGTGTGCTCCAAGTGCAGCGTGAGGGAGAACGAGAGCACCTACGGGCGGAGAGAGGTGGAGCATCGCTGCATGCAGGAGATCCTCCTGGCCCGGTGCAGAAGCAAGAGGAGCCAGCTATGGAAGAAGGTGGGCAGGAGGCCGGGCTTCCCAAACCCGGCACGTTACGCGGTCTGCAGATACTACTCCCCAGGCCTAGGGTGCAACAAGCACAGGAACCAGTGCACCTTTGccagcagcaaggaggaggcGATGGTGTGGAACTTCGAGAGAGAGCACGAACTGGAGCGGCGTGTGCTGAAAGCCATGGTGCTCCAGGCACAGATAGCAGGCAGTAGCAATGGCCTCCCGAGCCAGGAAGCGCCCAGCACCGCAGGGGAAATCCAGAGCGAGTTTGGGGGGCAGTTCCAGGAGATCTGCAAACTCTGCTTTTACCAAAGTCCCCAGAAAATATCCTCCGGGGGGCTGGCGAGGCTCTGTGAGGAGCACGGTGCTTGGAAAGCTCTCCTGGTCCATGTGGTCACCGATGGAAGGAGGAAGAAGCAGTACACTGCAATCAGGCCGTGGCCGGAGTTCATGTCGCAGCTCAGTTACTGCATGTTCGTCTCCAGAGGCAACCCGTGCAAGCACGGGGCCCAGCGGTGCAACTACGCACACAGCGAGGTGGAGATGGCGGTGTGGGAGGCTGAGCAGAAGCACGGCCTGGCACGCTCGGACCTGCTGCCAGCCTTAGCGATGTTCAGCGAGAACGGCGACAAGCCAGCGCAGCCCCAAGTCCAGTTCTACTGCCGGGCCTGCTTGGTGACCTTCAGCTCCCAGGAGAGCTTCGAGAACCACTGCTCCCTGGTGGAGCACATGCAGATGGTTTTGGCTGACCCCATGATCCAGTGGGCTCACCGCACGCCTCCCTATGGGCTGACCAAATTCACACTGTGCAACAG AGGGGATATCTGTGAATATGGCAAACGGTGCACCAAGGCCCATTCTGtagaggagctgcaggagtggaTCCAGAGAGCGAAGGCTGCTGAGAGGAACAGGAAATCTGCCAAGAGAGACGGGCTCCTCTCCTACCAGGACCGTCTGGTTGCTGAGTACAAGGAGTGCCGCAACGAGGTGTTCATT CTTTCTGAGCAGGTTGATGGTGTCATGGTTACCTGCGAGCAGCCCATGCGGGTGCATTCAGAGGACAGGAAGATGCGATACAGGTGGAAGTTCAAAGTTCACTCCCAG ATGCCTCTGAGGCACGTGGCATTACTGAAGAGAGATCCCGGAGCCACCTTCTTCCTAGCAGGGGACGGGTTCCCGCGGGGCCTCACCTACATCCGGGGGGAGCGGTTAAAGGCTCTGCCGTCACCGCCGCTCTCGTGCCTGGTGGAGGTCTGCATGGAGTGCTGCACGTTCGGAGTCTATGAGCAGTGGGTCGTCTTTGACTTCGGCAGCCGCCCCGTCCTGGTGCGGAAAATCCAGGCCAAGATCGGCAGACGGGAGTTCCCCCGGCACGGCACGGAGGGCAGCCGCTTCGTGAACTTTCAGCGCTGGCACAGTGGCAACCGGGTGATCGTGCCCAGCGTGGAGATGACCAGTGACGAGGTGGACCTGCTAGCCAAGTACAAAGCGCCAGAGCTCTCCCTGGAGTTCCGGCCCGGCAGCACCACGAACACGCCCATCACCCACCTCAACTACAGGGAGAGGATGCATGACTTCCTGTTCCGAGAGGAGGAAGCTGAGCAGACCCTGGTTGACAA GCTCAACCTCCAGGTCACCGTCTCCCTGACCCCAGTGCTGCAGACCCTGTCCGTGGGGATGAAGTGCGCCCTCCCTGGTGAGCTCTTTGCTGAAGTGCCGACCCCTTGTGCCCTAACGCCGGACACCAATGAGGGGTACCTACTGAGCCGGTCTGTGAGCACCGCTTTCCTGGCACCTGACCCGCCCACGGACAACCGGGTGTACGAGGTCAAGGTGGACAGCAAGGCCATCACGGAGAGGAGCATCTGGCTTCTCGTCCCCAAGAGATGCTGCTCCGAGCTTGGCTTCCAGCAGGGCACCTCCCGCAAGGTGGAGATCCAGTTCCAGATCGACCGGCTGCAGTTCCGGCTGTGGCACTACGCGGTGGACCAGCTGCTGGACGAGCGGCTGATCCTGCCCGACGTTGCAGCCTGTTccatccctcactcccccacGCTCCTGCTGACCGGGAACAAAAAGCAGATGCAGGCCATCTCCTTCATCACTGGCCAGGCCACCAGCTCCAGGCAGGTCCCTCCTCTTCTGATCTATGGGCCTTTCGGCACAGGGAAGACCTTCACCTTGGCCATGGCCACCAGGGAAATCATCAAGCAGCCCAACACGCGAGTGCTGATCTGCACCCACACCAACAG TGCGGCTGACATCTACATCCGTGAGTACTTCCACGAGTATGTCACAAACGGGCACCCTGGTGCAGTCCCTCTAAGGATCAAATACACAGACCGTTCCATCAGCATGACCGACCCTGTCACTCAGCTGTACTGCTGCCTTTCTCCAAACCAGAGGACCTTCAGGCAACCCACTCAAGCAGAGATCGACAGGCACCGCGTTATCATCACCACATCCATGCTGTCCAAGAACCTGAGGGTGCCCCCTGGATACTTCACCCACATCTTGATAGATGAGGCGGCTCAGATGCTGGAATGCGAAGCTCTGATCCCGCTCTCGTACGCTACTTACGAGACTCGAGTCGTCCTCGCTGGGGACCACATGCAAGTGACCCCTAAGTTGTTCTGCCTGGGAGGTGAGCAGTCCGCCGACCACACCCTGCTGAACCGCCTCTTCCGGTACTACCAGAAGGAGAAACATGAAGTAGCTCTGAAAAGCAGGATCATCTTCAACGAGAACTACCGCTCCACTGCGGGCATCATCGAGTTTGTCTCCAAGCATTTCTACGTCAGCAAAGGCAACACCATCCGTGCCAGCGGCaacatcccaccccaccctgagctcCACCCGCTCATGTTTTGCCACGTGCCAGGCTCCACCGAGCGGGATATGGCCATGACGTCCTGGTACAACGTCTCCGAGATCATGCAGGTGATCGAGAAAGTGCAAGAGATGCACCAGAAGTGGCCAGATGAATGGGGAGCCCGGGACCTGAAGAGAATCTGCGTGGTCTCCCATGGCATGCAG GTCAATGCAATAaggcaggagctgaggaagaAGTACCTGGGAGAGGTGGCCgtggaaaactttgaaaacttACCAG GGAGGGAGTTCCGGGTCATCATCATCAGCACAGTTCACACCAAGGAAAGCCTGCTTAGCTCCGCCTCCCCCAACATGGAGTTCTTCAACGAAGCGAGAGTGTTGAACACCATCATGACGAGGGCCCAGTCACAGGTCATTGTGGTGGGAGATGCTGTGGCCTTGTGCTCCTACGGCCAGTGCAGCAAGGTCTGGAAGCGCTTCCTCCAGGAGTGTATCGAGAAGGGCAGCGTGACTCCGGAAACGCTGACGCTGGAGCAGATTAAGCAGGCAGTGTCCGACAAGCAGAGCTGGATCCAGGGAagcactgagcagcagcagctgtgtgaggaggaggatgacagcGACACGGATTCCTGGACCTCCGAGTTGGATAACGCAAATCCCGACGATCCCATTCTCCAGGAGCTCCTGGATGAGAGCAAGAACGTCCAGGTGACTGTTTCCGAAGAAGGGTTGCTGAACGTGAACTCCGAGGCCTCGGCCCAGCAAAACGGCCGGCTGGAATATGTCAACTTCTCCTCTCACACAATGCAGGAGTATCTTCGCATGCACCCCAAAATGTACAAGAGGTGTGAGCTGGTCAAAGAGGGGTTTGACAAAGCAACTGCCTTCGCCTTCGATGAGTCACCTCCCCTCAACATTCAGATCAAAGGCAGAGTTCGCTGTGGCATGGCTTTCACTGGCGACCAAGTGCTCGTGGAGCTGCTGCAGACCAGTGCCCCTGAGGGTGGCGCCCTCCGTCCCCAAGGGAGAGTGGTGGGGGTGCTGACGCGGGCTGAGCGAGAGCGGACCTTCGTCTGCACGATGGACGAGTTCGACCCCCGCGTGATGATCCCCATCGACCGCACCATCACCAAAATATTTGTCCCAGGGCTGAAAGAAAAACCCAATGTCGTCCCCATCCGCAAACTGGTAAAGGGGAAGTACCAGGTGGTCAGCTGTGAGAAGATAAGCCAGGAGATGAAAAGAAGTCAGCTCTTCTGTGTCCAAATTATCTCCTGGCGGGAAGGTTTTTACTACCCTCTGGGCATAGTAACAGACATCCTGCCCATGGCTTTGACTCTGGAAGAAGGCTTGAAGATCCTTGATTTGGAGTATGGTCTGGCAAAAAAGTACCCAAGCGAGGTGACCAAGGAGCTGGCCAAAATTACATCCAGCAAATCGAACCCTCCCAAGGAGAATCTGAGGGACTGCCGGGGCTACCTGACCTTCACTGTTGACCCCCCAGGCTCTAAAGATTTGGATGATGCCATAAGTGTCCGAGATGAGGGCAGTTGTTACGAGATTGGGATCCACATCGCAGACGTGGCTGGCTTTGTTCCCAAAGACAGTGCTTTGGATATGGAGGCGAAGAAACGAGGCACTACTTACTATGCCCCTGGTAAGGAGCCACTGTGCATGTTCCCACCCCGGATTAGCCAAGACCTCTGCAGCCTCCTGCCACAAAAGAATCGCCACGTGATCTCCCTGTTTGTCACTGTAGAAAAGAAGACAGACAGGATGATGAAACGGAACTTCGCTGTGTCCACAATCCGCTCGGACCGGCAGCTGTCCTACGAGGAGGCAGAAAGCATCATTAAGAACCACTACAGTGGGGAAGCGAAGGCCCTTCGCTTTGACACCCTGGAGGACTGCATAGCTGTGGCTTATCACTTCTCCAGAGTCCACCGACAGTTCAGGCTGCAGGAAGACTGTTACTATGACCGGCTGGATGAAGAAAGTACCCCGGGCAACAGGGGATCCCACCAGATGATAGAGGAGTTCATGATCATGTTCAACAGCTTCGTGGCCGAGTTTCTAACCAACAAAGACCACACCAAGAACGTCACTCCTCTTCGGTGTCAAATGGAGCCCAACCCACAGCAAGTGGCTCAGATGAAGAACAAATACAGCCACATCATTCCTTTGTCCATCCACCTCTCGCACCACCTGGGAGCTCTGCctgctggcccagcccctgctgggaggggtgAGTTCAGCCTCCTGACCCCACTGTGGAAGCACCTCCAGTCGGCTGTGGACGCTCGTGATGTCCACAAGATGCTCGACCTCATTGCTACCGATGACATTCACCCGAAGCTCGCCCCCATCGTCCTGGAGTTCAGGAGGCTGCTGAGCCGTTCCTATTTCAGTCGCTCCAACTCGACCGCTCAGTCTAAGGCGGGACATTACTCCTTGCACGTCGACTCTTACACCTGGGCCTCCTCCCCCATCCGCCGATACTTGGACATCGTGGTCCAGCGGCACCTTCATTCCGTGCTCTGCAAGAAGCCAGTACTGTACTCCTCGGAGGACATTGAATTTCTCTGCCATGACTTCAACAGAAAGAACTTGCGGGCAGTAACCTATGAAAAGAGGGCCCATTCCCTGCAGATGGCCACCCGGCTGAGGTGCCAAGTCCTGCAGAAGATTGCGTTCGTTGTGAGCATTGAGGGAGTTGATAGGTTCTTTAAAGCCTTGTTCCCGCTGAACAAGGAGAGCCTTCCAGATCCCCAACTAATCAACTACCGGGCTCTGCAGTTAGTGGAACAGCCCTCGTTTAACCAAGAGCGGAACAGCATGAGGCTGACGTGGAGGCGGCGAATGTACTCCGTGGCGAGCTCAAAGGAGCACACCCCGCGGTCCTCACCGCTTCGGGACCGCCACATCACCCTCTTCAGCGCTCAGGTGTGGCAAGACGTGCTGGCGGCCATCAGAAAGGAAGAGTTTGAGAGCGTGATTGCTCTGCTTTGGCACGGCCGGGCCATGGGCcagaggcaggtggggagaatGGAGAGAAGCGACTGCTCGCACTATGTGGGGCTGTTTCTAGAGCTGAGCGCCGGGGATGCTGTGCAACTGCAGCTCACCACGGTGGTTCAGCGGGGATTTCTGGTGCCTTCTGTGCAGCTGTGGAGCGTGACTCCGGGTTTCGACGTCTGTTTAGAGCACACGGAAAAGCCCATCAACTGCTTCTCGAATTACGCCACGCAAGCATCAAAGGACAAGTACAAGAATCCACTGGACTATAGCAGGGTGTGGAAGCCGCTCAATGCCATGGAATCTGCTTCGTGCGCTGTGGCAGAAAACGACTCCATTGTCCTGCAGGATGTCAAAATAACCTGGGACAAGCAAAGAAACAGCGAAGGGCAGCTGCAGGGGACTTTCTCCTTAACCAAAAGCTTCCTAGAGGAGTGTGCCATTGATGTAGACTTCAACCACTGTTACATGTGCATCCGGCTAGAAGGTCTGACGCTCAGTGGATGCCGTAATGACGAGGCATGTCTTAGCCACGGCCTCCAGAAACTCAGCTTGTCCAACGAGAGCACGGCAGGTGGCAGCTTCGTGGTTGATCCAGCTACATACACTTGGGTAGCCCATGGTCTGACTGAAGAATGTAGTGACAATGAGAAGCTGgacagaaatggtctgaagactCTGAATTTTTACATCCATTTTATGTCCATGGAGACAGTTCCTGCAGAGATCTCCCGGGACTCAGCCAGGTTTACGGTGGAAATCATTCCAAAGATGCTTCCGGATAT CCGGAAGGAGAATGCAATCTGGAAACTGAAACGTGCCTCTATGCTCGCCAAGAGCATAGCACTGGGCCAGGAGCCTCCTCAGACAG cagaGAAAAAATCCAAACTCCTGGCACAAAAAACCTTTGATATCCCTGGGAGCCTGAGGAAGCTCAACCAAAGTCAAAACAAGGCAATCCTAGATGCTCTGAGAAAACCCTTCACTCTCATCCAGGGACCACCAG GCACGGGGAAGACGGTGGTTGGGGTCCATATTGTCTACTGGTTCAACAAGCTgaatgaggagaggctggagaAGGAACCATCTCTGGACGATGcggaaaaagcaggaaaatgcaTCTTGTACTGTGGCCCATCCAACAAGTCTGTTGACGTTGTTGCAG agATGCTGTTGAAGATGAAGGGGAACCTGAAGCCTCTGAGGGTTTATGGCGAGGCAATGGAGTCGATGGAATTCCCCTACCCCGGGAGCAGCCGGCACTTCTCCCGGAAAGCCCTGCGGGATGCAAAACCTAAGCCGGAGCTCAG tgAAATAATTTTGCATCACCGAATCCGGCAGCCACCCAATCCTCTTTGGCGAAAAATCCGTGACTTTGATACAAAAGTGAAAAGAGAAGAGCCGATATCAGAAGAGGAGGTTAAGAA GTACAAAAGCCTGTTGTTAGAAGCCCGTGTGCAGGAGCTGCAATGCCACAATGTCATCCTGTGCACGTGCTCTGCGGCCTCTGCCGCCTGCCTTGTGGACAACCTGAACGTCAAGCAGATCCTCATTGATGAGTGCGCCATGTCCACCGAGCCAGAGACCCTCATACCCCTGGTCAGCTACGTGAAGGCGGAAAAG GTTGTTTTGCTTGGGGACCATAAGCAGTTGCGGCCTGTAGTCCACAACGATTTCTGCAAGAGCCTTGGCATGGAGACGTCCCTCTTTGAACGTTACCGGGACCAAGCCCAGATGCTGGACACGCAGTACCGCATG GGGCAGCATTTTGGAGGCTATTAA